One genomic window of Cellulophaga sp. Hel_I_12 includes the following:
- a CDS encoding nucleotidyl transferase AbiEii/AbiGii toxin family protein → MIENKSFTKEWLDIFRAKKEHKGINVTILEKMVHAFSLLEHLKIEGLNFVFKGGTSLVLLLEEGNRFSIDIDIISSLKRDALEKILDTVVANSHFKSHTLNERRSYKEGVPKAHYTFEFDSVYNPNVPGTILLDILFDSPHYPELIESSIEIPWLSVNEPIISITTPSVNSICGDKLTAFAPETIGIPYYKQDQLFAMEICKQLFDLGKLFENITDINIVKKSFSAFAKAELSYRSSDENFNKRNLTETEVLWDSINTCTIISKRERNSTAETKKKFEDLNRGIRSFGSAFLMTGHFRIEEAMAASARVAYLNAILLQPKIIEIEYYEGQDISELTIEKADWAYLNKLKRQPDKSIFYYWYKAVEML, encoded by the coding sequence ATGATTGAAAACAAAAGCTTCACAAAAGAGTGGCTGGATATTTTCCGAGCAAAAAAAGAACACAAAGGCATTAATGTGACCATTTTGGAAAAAATGGTTCACGCATTTTCTTTATTAGAACATCTAAAAATAGAAGGACTTAATTTTGTCTTTAAAGGCGGCACTTCACTCGTGCTTTTACTTGAAGAAGGCAATCGGTTTTCAATAGATATCGACATCATTTCAAGTCTAAAACGTGACGCATTGGAAAAAATCCTTGATACAGTTGTTGCCAACTCACATTTTAAAAGCCACACTTTGAATGAACGCAGAAGCTACAAAGAAGGCGTGCCAAAGGCACATTATACTTTTGAATTTGATTCGGTTTACAACCCAAACGTTCCAGGAACCATTCTGTTGGATATTCTTTTTGACAGCCCGCATTATCCAGAGCTCATAGAATCTTCCATTGAAATTCCTTGGCTATCGGTTAATGAGCCTATAATATCAATTACCACACCTTCGGTAAATTCCATCTGTGGCGATAAGCTTACTGCTTTTGCACCAGAGACCATTGGTATTCCATATTACAAACAAGACCAGCTTTTTGCAATGGAAATCTGCAAGCAGTTGTTTGATTTAGGTAAACTATTTGAAAACATTACCGATATAAACATAGTGAAGAAAAGCTTTTCCGCTTTCGCGAAAGCTGAACTATCCTATAGAAGTTCTGATGAAAATTTCAACAAAAGAAATCTTACAGAAACAGAGGTACTGTGGGATTCCATAAACACTTGCACTATAATTTCAAAAAGGGAACGAAATTCCACCGCTGAAACAAAAAAGAAATTTGAAGATTTAAACCGTGGTATTCGCAGTTTTGGTAGTGCATTTCTAATGACGGGACATTTTAGGATAGAAGAAGCAATGGCAGCTTCGGCCAGAGTTGCTTACTTGAATGCAATCCTATTGCAACCAAAAATTATAGAAATTGAATATTATGAGGGACAAGATATAAGCGAGCTTACTATTGAAAAAGCAGATTGGGCATACCTGAATAAATTGAAACGCCAGCCGGATAAGTCCATATTTTATTATTGGTATAAGGCGGTGGAAATGTTATAA
- a CDS encoding single-stranded DNA-binding protein — protein MSTLKNHVQLIGNVGQEPTITNLESGKKVARFSIATNEYYKDAKGEKQTETNWHTVVAWGKTAEIIEKYVGKGKEVGVTGKLKSRSYDDKEGVKRYVTEIEANEILLLGSKNDK, from the coding sequence ATGAGTACTTTAAAAAATCACGTACAGTTAATCGGAAACGTTGGACAAGAGCCAACAATCACGAACCTTGAAAGCGGAAAAAAAGTAGCCCGTTTTTCAATCGCAACAAACGAGTATTACAAGGATGCCAAAGGCGAAAAGCAAACCGAAACTAATTGGCATACCGTTGTAGCTTGGGGCAAGACTGCCGAAATTATTGAAAAATATGTAGGTAAAGGAAAGGAAGTAGGTGTTACAGGGAAATTGAAATCTCGAAGCTACGATGACAAAGAAGGTGTCAAAAGATATGTAACCGAAATTGAAGCAAATGAAATCCTTTTACTTGGAAGTAAAAATGACAAGTAA
- a CDS encoding single-stranded DNA-binding protein codes for MKTIKNHVQLIGNFGQDPQVTNLENGKIVAQFSMATNENYEDSKGQKQSETHWHSIVAWGKLASIIEKYAVVGKQIAIAGKLAQRSYETKEGEKRYYTEVVAREILLLGSKNGK; via the coding sequence ATGAAAACTATTAAAAATCACGTTCAGTTAATCGGGAACTTTGGGCAAGACCCACAGGTTACAAATCTTGAAAATGGAAAAATTGTGGCGCAGTTCTCAATGGCTACAAATGAAAATTACGAAGACTCAAAAGGGCAGAAGCAATCGGAAACCCATTGGCATAGTATTGTGGCTTGGGGAAAACTTGCTTCAATCATTGAGAAATATGCAGTAGTAGGAAAACAAATTGCCATTGCGGGCAAATTGGCGCAACGCTCTTATGAAACCAAGGAAGGCGAAAAACGATACTATACCGAAGTTGTAGCAAGGGAAATTCTTTTGCTCGGGTCTAAAAATGGTAAGTAA
- a CDS encoding DUF6876 family protein produces the protein MKAQVNEIKEGLQHFHGTEMFYQIPLLRTRFTDGLKYLANVADCFWLITDTSVIAKSLMNRSEFITIDFKRLSEEKQDFTGYEAEIIYTDGNDNILEKHGYRVTDFPLDELRLFFVNDTLMLPSEY, from the coding sequence ATGAAAGCACAAGTTAACGAAATAAAAGAAGGATTGCAACATTTTCACGGTACGGAAATGTTCTATCAAATTCCATTATTAAGAACACGTTTTACAGACGGACTAAAATATCTTGCTAATGTAGCAGATTGTTTTTGGCTCATTACGGACACTTCCGTAATTGCAAAAAGTCTGATGAACAGAAGCGAGTTTATAACCATAGACTTTAAAAGATTGTCCGAGGAAAAACAAGATTTTACAGGATATGAAGCTGAAATTATTTATACAGATGGCAACGACAATATTTTGGAAAAACACGGCTATCGGGTAACTGATTTTCCGCTCGATGAACTGCGGTTATTTTTTGTAAATGATACGCTGATGTTACCAAGCGAATACTAA